From Nicotiana tabacum cultivar K326 unplaced genomic scaffold, ASM71507v2 Un00006, whole genome shotgun sequence, one genomic window encodes:
- the LOC142178859 gene encoding alpha-farnesene synthase-like — protein sequence MILSQTTSYRNIVSLFSTMQTNKLHSTIKKQSLPERKISTYKPNIWKYDHLLTLTSEYSEEKYKVQAEKLKEEVSCKFSNSTISPLDLLELIDSIDKLGLSCYFEVETKEALEKIIMSVKTSSTSKEENLYATALCFRLLREHGHHASQDMLKDFFDGKGKLKVSDVKTLLEVLEGSYMSMEGENLLDDTRLFTTKNLKSLVSKSDYTFTNKEYNLSNSLSFPLAWRVKWYDVRKHICAQELECNNTNPMLLKLAKLNFNIVQATHQKDLKHVLRWWRNVSIVEDLNFTRDRIVESFFYAVGVASEPQQGSMRKWLTKVIESVLIVDDVYDIYGSLAQVQQFTRAIETWDPNAVEGLPECMQICFRSLHDTIEDISFEIQQQKGGLSALPYLKQVWVNFCKALLLEATWYHKGHIPTLEEYLDNGWISSSGPLLSLHVIFGLSNKITKETLDLYEDCHEIIYHTSVVIRLCNDQGTSAAELERGDVASSILCYMQQENVSEDVAREHIESIILDSWKKINYHFNTLSTSHRKLVKHVVNEARMAHVMYQFGDGFGVQDGETRDQVLFNLVHPIT from the exons ATGATACTATCCCAAACCACGTCTTACAGAAACATTGTGTCCCTTTTTTCCACTATGCAGACTAATAAACTTCATAGTACTATTAAAAAGCAAAGTCTTCCTGAAAGGAAGATTTCTACCTATAAACCAAACATTTGGAAATATGATCATCTACTTACTCTTACAAGTGAATATTCA GAAGAGAAGTACAAAGTTCAGGCTGAGAAGCTAAAAGAGGAAGTTAGTTGCAAGTTTTCAAACAGTACTATTAGTCCACTGGACCTGCTGGAGCTTATAGACAGCATTGACAAACTTGGCCTAAGCTGTTACTTCGAGGTTGAAACCAAGGAAGCTTTGGAAAAGATAATAATGTCCGTGAAAACTAGTTCCACCTCGAAGGAGGAGAATCTGTATGCTACTGCATTGTGCTTCAGGCTTCTCAGGGAACATGGCCACCATGCTTCACAAG ACATGTTAAAGGACTTCTTCGATGGAAAAGGAAAGCTGAAAGTCTCAGATGTGAAAACATTGTTGGAGGTTTTGGAAGGGTCGTATATGAGCATGGAAGGTGAAAACTTACTAGACGACACACGATTGTTCACAACAAAAAACCTCAAGAGCCTTGTATCTAAATCAGATTACACATTTACTAACAAGGAATATAATTTGAGCAATAGCTTGAGTTTTCCATTGGCATGGAGAGTGAAATGGTATGATGTTAGAAAACATATCTGTGCTCAAGAACTTGAATGCAACAACACAAATCCAATGTTGCTCAAGTTGGCAAAACTTAACTTCAATATAGTTCAAGCCACGCACCAAAAGGATCTCAAACACGTATTAAG ATGGTGGAGGAATGTTTCCATAGTTGAAGATTTGAACTTTACAAGGGATCGGATAGTAGAAAGCTTCTTTTACGCTGTAGGAGTTGCCTCTGAGCCTCAACAGGGAAGCATGAGAAAATGGCTCACCAAAGTGATTGAGTCGGTGCTAATAGTAGATGATGTTTATGATATTTATGGTTCATTAGCCCAAGTGCAGCAATTCACTCGTGCCATAGAGAC GTGGGATCCAAATGCAGTAGAAGGGCTGCCAGAATGTATGCAGATCTGTTTCAGGTCTTTGCATGATACAATAGAAGATATATCTTTTGAAATTCAACAACAAAAGGGTGGCCTTTCAGCATTACCTTATCTGAAACAAGTG TGGGTCAACTTTTGCAAAGCCTTGCTGTTGGAAGCAACGTGGTATCACAAAGGTCATATACCAACACTTGAAGAGTACCTTGATAATGGGTGGATCTCATCGTCAGGCCCTTTGCTTTCTTTACATGTGATTTTTGGTCTatcaaataaaataacaaaagaaaccCTTGATTTATACGAAGATTGCCATGAAATTATTTACCACACTTCGGTTGTAATTCGACTTTGCAATGACCAGGGTACCTCAGCG GCGGAGCTAGAGAGAGGTGATGTTGCTTCATCAATTTTATGTTACATGCAACAAGAAAATGTATCAGAGGATGTAGCCCGAGAGCATatcgaaagcataattttggATTCGTGGAAAAAGATCAATTACCATTTTAATACTCTTTCTACATCACATCGAAAACTTGTCAAGCATGTAGTAAATGAAGCACGAATGGCACATGTCATGTACCAATTTGGAGATGGATTTGGGGTTCAAGATG